The genomic stretch ATTATGAAGTATGATAAGCTATACGAATTCGCTGATTTTCAGAATTTGTATTATTAGACTTTGATTTCTCATGAGATATCGCTTGAGCATGCTCTTTTTCTgaattatacaaaaattctattttatttctttttctcttataTATTCTGGATCCAACAGAAGTAATCTtgaataaaagtaaaatataaggaacgtaaataatatatatatttataggGAAAGCATTTGTGCAAGGAAAAGTATAAATAGTAgcataaatattatacacttaaaaaatattttttagttactttataaaataaaaaaaaaataacccccCCCCCAAGGAGTGAATAACCAAGTGatacaaatttataaaaaggcTCACACATAAAACCATTACACGAATTTACTGATTCTATTTGACTTCTGGTTACAACAGAATAATCGAGAGTTACagatttaaatatttcttctaCACTATCATTAGGTTTTAGATATGAACAGTTCAATTTAGAAATAAGATCATAAgggtaatattttttctcacacttaaaatatttcgggcatttttcttcacaatgAGGATAGGGTCTAATAAAGCACATGCAACAATCCTTTATGTACTTTTTGTATAAATCATTAATGTCGCTAAGGGAGatacaaaatttattgaGGGGATCTACATTGGGTTTATCAgcgtattttttaattttatcatgatttacaaaataatcatgcaaatatttttcttctttccaatAATCCCAATTGCCATATAGGTAGAAATTACACCGATTATTCCGTcctgttatatttttattaacgtTGAATATTGCATCATTAAGCTCTTTAAGAAAAGATTTCTCTTGATTAGAATTAGGATAATtactaaataaattcattacATGATAACGAGTCCAAtgagttaaaaatgaacaacgaTCCTTTTGGGTTTTCCCTACATCAGACTTCGTAtgtaatgtttttaaattggTTACCATTTTGGCACATAGTGTTTGAACGTCATCGTTATTACCTTCTAAAGATGtcaaatttttacaatatgtAGCACAACTAGACCCATCAATTTCTGCATCATTCagtttttcatatttttcatgtgcAGATAACGTATCTAAGATATCAtcctgaaaaaaaagaatataaaatgaattgcataaatttttacatttctatttcattaaaattattatctgGTTTAATCAATTATCGCATAGTAGAagatattttcataaatattatgagTACAAAAGTAACAATATACAAATGAATTTTTCCCATTAGGAGGCAATTTTAAAGGACGGGATTTAATAGATTGGCATGTAGTTGATGCTTTGGTCtcaacttccttttttactaCTTCCTTAATCGTAGTAACTTCTGGTAATATTGATAAATCTTTATTTATACAATAAACATTATCCTTCTTAatactattatatatatttctaaaTGTTTTCAATGCATTGTAATACTTATAACTGTTCGTATTAagatacatttttattcctttttcatattcctcTGCACACATCTTAGAATTTATCGAACATACATCTGTACTCTCTGAGGTCCCAATagttttataataattatcatacaatttatataatatactcattttttcaaaaatgtcatcattcatattatatactttATTTCTAAAATTAATGTAATTATTGTaatcttcaaaatttttatccaaGCGTTCATCaagaaatttaataaaacttTTGACACTTTTCTTATCCTTCCTTAATTCATTGTTTAACcaataattcaaataatcaAAGTGCCTTTTACCTGGGGAGACACCATTGTGTTCTGTACTATTCAAGagtaaaaagaattttataaaattttcctcgagatttttaaacttttgATCAGGTTCTATACCCGACATTACGTTTCTATTATAAGAAGAGAAGCCAGAAGAAATAATAGACTCATCATTTTTTGATTGTTCTTCAATTTCTTgatatttctttaaattataaaaaatgtcatacTGAAAATAAGAACACATAAAAAGTTATATacaagaaaaatgtttttatttatttacagtAATTGTACAACGGTCGAATGAAAGTTACAAAACTATGAGAATAAAACATTATGATATGcttatttatgcatttttacaGCAGATTAACTTACATTTACAATCAAATCATTTTCcagtatttcattttttcttgtccgTTTACCTTTGCATCTTCTTCGTTCAATGAATTTGCCATTATACTTTCAATGTCAATTATAGGGTTTCTATGATCGTCACTACAACTGTTATTAAGAAAAGTGATTTCGTTGGCATTAAACTTCATTAGAAATTTCGGTATTTCAGGAATATGTGCTTGAATTAAGTTTGACCGATATTCCTGCTGTATTTTCTGGTATAATCCAAagattttctttatatattgGCAGTATGAATCTTTTTTAGTAGATCCATCATTCAAAActacttttattttgtcataatattgtaaaaaataatataaggctgtcttattttttaatatattaatgtctaatatggtaaaaaagttttcacttaacttacatttttttccattagaaagattatatttttccataagAAACTTCACATTATTCAATAGCCAGTGGATATTGTATGCATCATAATTACcttctattatttttctatagAGATCATAGATGAAATAATCACAACaattattatgattatcATGTCGTTTACAAAAAAcatcaacattttttattaacctttCTGCACGattaaaaagttgaaaaGCACTACAGATATACTTAGTTGAAAATTTAAAGGGCTTTTCTTGTCTATTACATATGTTTTCTTTATCCTGTAGATCTTCCTCATTATCAAATAAATTATGAAGCAAAGGTTGTTCTAATTTGCTAATAAAAGCATTCTataaatagaaataaatgtatataaataaagaaatattccTTTTATTGAATGGATTTTTTAGTTATGAGtatagaaaatgaaaatattaagaaAAACTTATATAAATAGacacttttataaaaaatgaacagttACATTAGTACTCAATAATTCAAGGGTTTCGTTTAGAATATCGTCAGTCATGTTAAATACAATTAAAGCAAATGTTTATTATTAtctgtaaatatatattcagggtttagggtttaggtttcaAGATATTAGCTTCACGGTTTCAGTGTTCACAGATTCAGTTTTTATGGTTTatggttcagggtttagggttatgtgttcagggttcagggttctGTTTTAGATTGAGTGTTAATTTCATGTTTTATGGGTTTAGGTTTGAGGGTTCTGGGATAGTCTTAGGGgtctatttttatgtttactttttatgatttatatgtagagtttatgttttatgtttAGGATTTATGGAttaagttttattttatgtgttTTGTGTTTCGTTCAGGATTTAGATTTATAGCACTGTGCTCAATGCTCTGGTTGCTGTATTTGTTATTCTTGTTTGGGGTTCAGGTTTTTGTCCTTATATTTGAGGAATTCGATATAGGgtgtttttgttttatgcTTACACATTAGATTTATGTTTAGGTTTCAGGTTTTAGTATCAGGTTCAAGGTTTATTTTAGATTTTTTGGTCCTTATGTTTTGCgttaacaaatatatatttctgtttattatattataaattggCGAACAGGAAAATATATCTTGCAGTATTTATATCAACATACGTGTATATGTGCTTATGCATATATCTCAGATGAATGAATGAATAAAagtatattcatttttaaataaattgaaGATTTCGTATTTTTACGTACATATAATGTATTTGTAatgttgctaaaaaaaaattaaaatataaaagatgcgttctcctttttcaagtaaatttttaatttagtaATGAATGCGTCGAGAGTGCTgcaatatataattatatatatctatgtATGTACGAGAGTTGTGAGTTACTTAGGAAATGCTTCTGGACATTTTTAAA from Plasmodium cynomolgi strain B DNA, scaffold: 0078, whole genome shotgun sequence encodes the following:
- a CDS encoding hypothetical protein (putative) encodes the protein MCSYFQYDIFYNLKKYQEIEEQSKNDESIISSGFSSYNRNVMSGIEPDQKFKNLEENFIKFFLLLNSTEHNGVSPGKRHFDYLNYWLNNELRKDKKSVKSFIKFLDERLDKNFEDYNNYINFRNKVYNMNDDIFEKMSILYKLYDNYYKTIGTSESTDVCSINSKMCAEEYEKGIKMYLNTNSYKYYNALKTFRNIYNSIKKDNVYCINKDLSILPEVTTIKEVVKKEVETKASTTCQSIKSRPLKLPPNGKNSFDDILDTLSAHEKYEKLNDAEIDGSSCATYCKNLTSLEGNNDDVQTLCAKMVTNLKTLHTKSDVGKTQKDRCSFLTHWTRYHVMNLFSNYPNSNQEKSFLKELNDAIFNVNKNITGRNNRCNFYLYGNWDYWKEEKYLHDYFVNHDKIKKYADKPNVDPLNKFCISLSDINDLYKKYIKDCCMCFIRPYPHCEEKCPKYFKCEKKYYPYDLISKLNCSYLKPNDSVEEIFKSVTLDYSVVTRSQIESVNSCNGFMCEPFYKFVSLGYSLLGGGVIFFLFYKVTKKYFLSV